The genomic region TTGCGTGAGGCCGGTGAGGGAGGTGGCGACGGCGGGAAATTCGCGGTGGCCGGCGCCTAGCAGGTTGGTGGCGGCGGTGAAGACGCGCCAGGGCTGGGCGGCGGAGCCGATTTGGTAGCCGATCTTGAGGTCGGCGCGCACGTAGGCGCTGATGGGGACATGGGCGCCGTTGTGGAGCAAGTCCACGTAGACGGAATCGCCGACGTAGCGCAGGTCCGTGCGAAATGAGATGCGGGGCGCGCCGGCTGTCTCGACCACGAGGTTCGCTTTGTTTTTGGGCGAGAAACTGACGGCGGTCGCCTGATCGGCTGCGATGTCTTCATAGGAGTAATTTAGCTCCCCCCGAAGGCCGCGCGCGATGGGGAAGGCGCTTTCAAACTCCAGGCCCGCCGCTCGCGCATTTCCCAGGTTCTCCGTCGTATAGGTCATGCCGGTGTTCGGCGGAAACGGGGGGCTGGGCGCGAACTGGACCGGCGCGATGTGCATGAGATCATGGATCTGATTGTAATAAGCGTTCACGCCAAAGTAACCAGAGCGCGTTTCTTTACGGTATCCCAGCTCCAAACTGTGAATCGTTTCGGGGCGCAGATGCAGATTCCCAAGCACCTGAACGCTGAACACATTCGGGACGATCGGAACGCTGATATCGAAATAATTGTCCAGAAGCGCCGGGGCGCGGAAGGCGCCGCCATAGGAAAGCCGCACCGTTTGATCTTTCGGCAGGTGATGCACGAGGCTGAGATGGGACGAAACGTTGGCGCCGTATGCAGAGTCGTCGTCCAGGCGCACGCCGGCGAACAGCGTCGTTTGCGCGCCGATCCGCGCCTCATCCTGTCCAAAAATGCCCCAGGAGGTTCTCGACCGGGACTGATTGCCCGTCAGAAAAGCCGTAACCTCCGACTTGCGAACATTCATACCGTAAATGAACTGCTGATTGCTGGAAACCGCATGCTGCTGCTGGAAGTCCAGACTGGAGATGCGACTCGAAATATTCAGAGAAGCGGGATCGGTCGTGTCCATCGTATTGAGAAACGCCCGAATCTGGATTGGGTTGCGCGCATGGTCCTCGCTGTACGACAGCGTATAGTTACGGCTCTGCCATAAGCTGTCCAGCATGACCATGGCGGAATTGAAATCTTCGTGCGTATCGCTGGCGTTGGCGGAAAGACGCAGTGTCCCGCGCCCCAGCGTTCGCTCGGCATCCGCCATCAGTATGACTGACGAGTGATCATCCGCAACTTTGTTCTTTTCTTCACTCCCATAGCCAGCCGTCGATTTGAAGCCGCCGCCAAACGAATAGCTCCACCCATTCTGCTTGCCTCCGGAGAGCGCCTCGACATCATTGCCGCTCTCTGCGCCGCGCGCCGCCAGCAGCGATGTTTTCGCGGCGGCGGCAATCTCCTGAGGCGTCTTGGTGATAATATTGATCACGCCATTAAACGCATTGGCGCCGTAAAGCGTCGACCCCGGCCCGCGCACGATCTCGATCTGTTTGATCCGGGAAAGCAGCAGCGGCTCCTGAGCCCAGAAAACGGATCCATAAAAATCCTGGTAAATCGAGCGCCCATCGACCATCACGAGCAGCTTGTTGGCGTATTCGTCGTTAAAGCCGCGTATGGACACGTCCGCCTCGGACGAGTTGAGATCCACGACATCGACGCCAGGCGCCGAGCGCAGCAGATCCGTGATCGTACGCGCTCCCGACGCCCGGATTTCCTCTTCGGTGATGACGGTCATCGCGGCCGGGGAATCGCTGACACGACCGGCGGTCTTGGTGGATGTGGTGACGATCACCTGATCGCTGAGCAGCAGCTCCATATCCTGCGACGTATTTTCCCGGCCTGGACTCGACGCATCAGGAGACGCAGCGTAAACTTCCGACGCCTCGGCGGACAGCAAAACGGCGGTGAGCAGTAGAAGAGACAATTTCAGGTACGACATAAATATAGATCGCTTTGCACGGTAATACAACAAGAACGACGGGCGAGAATAGCCAATCATCGGCTCTCCACTCCCAGCCAGATCACGCGCTGGTCGGCGGCGGATTGTGCGGTGCCGTCGAGGGGGCTGGGAACCTGCGGAAATTCGCGATGGCCGTCGCCAATCAGATTGGTGGCGCTGGTGAAGACACGCCAGGGATGGGCGGCGGAGCCAACTTGGTACGCGATCTTAAGATCGGCGCGCAGATAGGCGCTGACGTTATAGATCTGGTTGTTTTGATAGATGTCTCGGAAAATGGAGCCCCCCACATAATGCAGATCCGTGCGGAATGAGACACGGGATGACCCGAATGTCTCCAGCGCCAGGTTGGCTTTATGTTTGGGGGAGAAGTTCACAGGGCCGCCCTGGTCGTCCTGCACGTCTTGATACGAATAGTTAAACTGACCGCGCAGGCCGCGCGCGACTGGGAACGCGCTTTCCAGCTCCAAGCCCATCGCGCGCGCCCCGCCGATGTTCTCGGACGTACTGGTGCTGGGCGTATTCGGCGGGAACGGGGGGCTCGGCGCATACTCTGTGGGGATGGCGTTGATCAAATCCGAAATCTGATTGTAGAACGCATTTACGCCGACATACCCGTCCTTCATCTCGCGGCGATATCCCACCTCATAGCTGTGAATTTTCTCCGGGCGGACATGAAGATTGCCCTCCAGCAAAACATTGAAGACACCGGGAATGATCGGGATGCTGTAGTTGTAGTAATTCTCGATCAGTGTGGGAGCGCGGAACGCGGAGCCATACGACGCCCGGAGGGTCTGCGAGGCGGACAGATGATGCACGAGGCTGAGATGAGGCGAGACGGTCTCGCCATAGGTCGAATCGTGGTCCAGACGCATTCCGGCGAACAGCGTCGTCTGAACTCCCAGGCGCGCTTCATCCTGCCCGAAGACGCTCCAGGAGGAGCGCGATTTGCTTTGGTTGGCGGTCAAGAACGCCTTGACCTCCGTCGTCCGATAGTCCAGACCGTAGACCAGATTATTCTGGCTGGAAACGGAGTGCTGCTGCTGGGCGCTAACATCGACGATGCGGCTTTGAATATTCAGATTTGAGGGATTAGACACTTCGAGGGTGTTGACAAACGCTCGGATTTGCAGCGGATTGCGCGCATGGTCCTGATCGTACGACGCCGTGTAGTTGCGGCTGCGCCAGTCGGCGTCGCGAGCGCTGTAAATCGCGTCGAAATCGCCCAGGGTGTCGTTCGTGTTGACCGAAAGGCGCAGGACGCCGCCCGGCAGAGCGCGCTGCGCGTCGGCCATCAGGATATTGGTCGTGTGAGCGTCGTAAATCTTGTTTTTCTCTTCGCTCCCATATCCATCCGAAGAATTGTAGCCGCCGCCCACGGAATAGCTCCACGCGCCGCTTTTGCCGCCCGCATAGCTTTCAATCGCGCTTCCATTCTCGCCGCCGCGCTCGGCCGTCAGGAAAGTCTTTGATCCGGCGGCGATCTCCTGCGGCGTTTTGGTGATGATATTGATCACGCCGCTAAACGCGTTGGCGCCGTAAAGCGTCGATCCCGGCCCGCGCACGATCTCGATCTGCTTGATTCGCGATAAGAGCAACGGCTCTTGCTGCCAGTAGACCGAGCCATAAAAGTCCTGATAGATCGAGCGCCCATCAACCATGACCAGCAGTTTATTGGAGAACTGGTTATTAAATCCACGGATCGAGACGTTCGCCTGCGAGGAGTTGGTGTCCATGACATCGACGCCCGGCGCCGAGCGCAGCAAATCCGGAATTGTCCGCGCTCCCGAAGCGCGGATCTGGTCCTCGGTGATGACCGTTACGGCGGCCGGAGAATCGCTGACGCTGCCGGCAGTCTTGGTCGCCGTGGTGACGATGACTTGGTCGCTGAGCAGCAGCTCCATATCCTGAGACGTATTCTCACGACCTGGATTCAACGCATCAGGAGACGCCGAATAAGCCTCTCGAATCCCGGCTCCCAGCAAAGTGGCGGCGAGCAATAGAGACGAAAGCTTTGTATAAGATACTAACATAAAAGGCTTTACCAGTCAGGGTAGATGTAATCCACCGTTCAACTTCGTAACGATGAGTATGGAAATTATCGGTGAAAGCCCGTATTTTCCACAGGGAAAAGCCTTCGCGTGAATCGAACACCGATTATCGGCTCTCCACTCCCAGCCAGATCACGCGCTGGGCGGCGGCGGATTGGGCGCCGCTGCTGAGAGGGCTGGGCGCTTGCGGGAATTCTCGGTGGCCGTCGCCGAGCAGATTGGTGGCGGAGGTGAAGGCGCGCCAGGGATGAGCGGCAGGCCCGAATTGGTACGCAATCTTAAGATCGGCGCGCAGGTAGGCGTGGATGTCGTAGCGGACGTCGTTGTGATAGAGGTCTCGGAAGATGGATTTGCCGACATAGTGCAGATCCGTACGGAATGAGACGCGGGAGCCGCCCACGGTTTCCAGCGCCAGGTTTGCTTTGTGGGCGGGCGAGAAGCTGATCGGGCCGTCTTTGTCGTCCTTCACGTCTTGATAGGAATAGTTGAATTGACCGCGCAGGCCGCGCGCAACTGGGAACGCACTCTCCAGCTCCACCCCCATGGCGCGCGCGCCGCCGATGTTCTCGGACATAAAGGTGAGCGGCGTGTTCGGCGGAAATGGCGGGGACGGCGCATATGTTGTCGGAAGCGCGTACATCAAATCCGAGATCTGGTTGTAGAACGCATTCACGCCGACATACGCGTCCTTCATCTCGCGCCGATAACCAATCTCGTAGCTGTGGATCTTCTCCGGACGGACGTGAAGGTTGCCCCCAAGCTGGAGAGTGAGCACATCCGGGATGATAGGAACGCTGAAATTGAAGTAATTGTCGAGCAGGGTCGGGGCGCGGAACGCGGATCCATACGACACCCGAATGGTCTGCGCGGCGTCCAGATGATGCACGAGGCTGACGTGCGGCGAGACGGTTTCCCCATAAGCCGAGTCGTGATCCAGACGCATGCCGGCAAACAGCGTCGTTTTGGCTCCCAGGCGCGCCTCATCCTGCCCAAAGACGCTCCAGGTAGAGCGCGATTTGTTTTGGTTGGCCGTCAGGAACGCCTTGATCTCCGACGTTCGATAGTCCAGGCCGTACACGAGCTGGTTTCGATTGGAGACGACGTGCTGCTGCTGGGCGTCGAAATCGACGATCCGGCTCTGGATGTTCAGACCGGCGGGATCGGACAGATCCAGGGTGTTGACGAACGCTCGGATTTGCAGCGGGTTGCGCGCATGATCCTGGTCGTACGACGCCGTGTAGTTGCGGCTGCGCCAATCGCCGTCGGGAACGAGAAAGATGGAGCTGAAATCGCTCTTGGAGTCGTTCGTGTTGACTGAAAGGCGCAGGACGCCGCCGGGCAGAGCGCGCTGAGCGTCGGCCATCAGAATATGGGTCGAGTGAGCGTCGGGGACCCTGGTCTTTTCTTCGCTTCCATACCCATCCGACGAGTTGTAGCCGCCGCCCACGGAATAGCTCCACGCGCCGCTTTTGCCGCCCGCATAGCTTTCAATCGCGCTTCCATTCTCACCGCCGCGCTCAGCCGTCAGGAAAGTCTTCGTTCCGGCGGCGATCTCCTGCGGCGTCTTGGTGATGATATTGATGACGCCGCTAAACGCGTTGGCGCCGTAAAGCGTCGATCCCGGCCCGCGCACGATCTCGATCTGCTTGATCCGAGAAAGCAGCAGCGGCTCCTGCTGCCAGAACACCGCGCCGTAAAAATCCTGGTAGATCGAGCGCCCATCGACCATCACGAGCAGCTTGTTGGAGAATTGATCGTTGAAGCCCCGGATGGAGACGTTGGACTGCGAGGAGTTGACATCCATGACATCGACGCCCGGCGCCGAGCGCAGCAAGGCCGTCAGTGTCCGCGCGCCCGAAGCGCGGATCTGGTCCTCGGTGATGACCGTGAGCGCCGCCGGGGAATCGCTGACGCGTCCGGCGGTCTTAGTGGCCGTGGTGACGATCACCTGATCGCTGAGCAGCAGCTCCATATCTTCCGAGGTGTCGCTTCGTCCCGCCGCCGCCATAACGGGCGAGGCGCCGCGCACCGCCGTCGCCGCGGCGCAGAGGAGAGTCGTCGCTACAAGGGACCGAACGAAGAAGTTTGTGGGAGCAGTAGACATAGGTGACCCTCAGAATAATCCTTCACGCTTCTGACGCTCAGGGAGCAGATCGCCCTGTCGAAGAAGCCGCTAATGGGATTATCGGAAGACGCCCGTATTTTCCACAGGTAAGCGGAGGCTGTCTGGGTAGAATGGCCTTATGACATGCAAAACGTTCGCCCTGCTCGGGCTTCTCGCTCTCGCCGCCCTGCCTGCCCGCGCCGACGACGGCGGGATTACCTTTGGCGGCTCGCCCCGATTGCTCTCAGGACACAAGACCATCGCGATGGACAGCGAGGTGGTGACAATGGATGTGAGGGACCAAACCGTGACGGTGCATTGCCGATTCGTATTCAAGAATCACGGCCCCGCCTGCACCGTGCGTATGGGGTTCCCAGATCAAGCGCGCGGGGAGCGCGCTTTTCAGGACGATCCGAAAAAGCCGCCCAATCCCAATGGGACGTTCAATTCATTCACGTCCAAAGTAGACGGCAAGCCCGCGCCCACAAGCGTCGTGATAGACGCCGCCAATAACAGCAACGTCTGGCATGCAAAAACCGTCGCGTTCGGCGCGAACCAAACGCATATTGTCGAAGACGACTACTCGACATACGTCGGCGGCCAGATCACCGACCATAACAGCGCCATCTCTCAAACGTATTATGTCCTGCATACCGGCTCATCCTGGAATGGAAACATCGGCCGCGCCGAGGTGATCGTCCGCTTCCACCGCAAGAAAATGCCCGGCCCGCTCAAAGCAATCGATCTGCGCAAAATCGGCAACCCCGAAGCCGGCGACATAAAACTCGCCCCCTACGGCCCAAACGCCGTCGTCTGGCGCGGCCCATCCACTCCCACCATTGCGGGAACGACCCTGCGCTTCGTGCGCTCAAACTTCAAGCCGCAGTATCTCGACGATGTGATTCTCTACTTCGGGGACATAAAGATGTCGGGATAGATCATGCTGCGAACAAGGCCAAGAGATCGGGATCGTCGCCCACAAGATCCAGCGCCGCCCGCCCCTTCACGTCACGCAAGGTTCGGTCGGCGCCGCGATCCACATATAGCTGAACAAGATCGTTGCCACCATGGCGAATCGCGCGCATCAAAGGCGTCATTCCTTCGTTGTCCTGCGTATTCACATCCAGGCCAAGGTCAAGCAACAGAGTTTGGATTTCGACGCCATGCCGCCACGACCAGCCTTCGATCAAATTGAGGGCGGTTTGTCCCTGGTGATCCGTCAGGCGGGGATCGGCGCCGTGCGCCAACAGCGAACGAACTTGCTCCGGCCGCCCACCCCAAATCGCACGCATCAGCGCCG from Capsulimonas corticalis harbors:
- a CDS encoding TonB-dependent receptor plug domain-containing protein; protein product: MSTAPTNFFVRSLVATTLLCAAATAVRGASPVMAAAGRSDTSEDMELLLSDQVIVTTATKTAGRVSDSPAALTVITEDQIRASGARTLTALLRSAPGVDVMDVNSSQSNVSIRGFNDQFSNKLLVMVDGRSIYQDFYGAVFWQQEPLLLSRIKQIEIVRGPGSTLYGANAFSGVINIITKTPQEIAAGTKTFLTAERGGENGSAIESYAGGKSGAWSYSVGGGYNSSDGYGSEEKTRVPDAHSTHILMADAQRALPGGVLRLSVNTNDSKSDFSSIFLVPDGDWRSRNYTASYDQDHARNPLQIRAFVNTLDLSDPAGLNIQSRIVDFDAQQQHVVSNRNQLVYGLDYRTSEIKAFLTANQNKSRSTWSVFGQDEARLGAKTTLFAGMRLDHDSAYGETVSPHVSLVHHLDAAQTIRVSYGSAFRAPTLLDNYFNFSVPIIPDVLTLQLGGNLHVRPEKIHSYEIGYRREMKDAYVGVNAFYNQISDLMYALPTTYAPSPPFPPNTPLTFMSENIGGARAMGVELESAFPVARGLRGQFNYSYQDVKDDKDGPISFSPAHKANLALETVGGSRVSFRTDLHYVGKSIFRDLYHNDVRYDIHAYLRADLKIAYQFGPAAHPWRAFTSATNLLGDGHREFPQAPSPLSSGAQSAAAQRVIWLGVESR
- a CDS encoding TonB-dependent receptor plug domain-containing protein, whose protein sequence is MSYLKLSLLLLTAVLLSAEASEVYAASPDASSPGRENTSQDMELLLSDQVIVTTSTKTAGRVSDSPAAMTVITEEEIRASGARTITDLLRSAPGVDVVDLNSSEADVSIRGFNDEYANKLLVMVDGRSIYQDFYGSVFWAQEPLLLSRIKQIEIVRGPGSTLYGANAFNGVINIITKTPQEIAAAAKTSLLAARGAESGNDVEALSGGKQNGWSYSFGGGFKSTAGYGSEEKNKVADDHSSVILMADAERTLGRGTLRLSANASDTHEDFNSAMVMLDSLWQSRNYTLSYSEDHARNPIQIRAFLNTMDTTDPASLNISSRISSLDFQQQHAVSSNQQFIYGMNVRKSEVTAFLTGNQSRSRTSWGIFGQDEARIGAQTTLFAGVRLDDDSAYGANVSSHLSLVHHLPKDQTVRLSYGGAFRAPALLDNYFDISVPIVPNVFSVQVLGNLHLRPETIHSLELGYRKETRSGYFGVNAYYNQIHDLMHIAPVQFAPSPPFPPNTGMTYTTENLGNARAAGLEFESAFPIARGLRGELNYSYEDIAADQATAVSFSPKNKANLVVETAGAPRISFRTDLRYVGDSVYVDLLHNGAHVPISAYVRADLKIGYQIGSAAQPWRVFTAATNLLGAGHREFPAVATSLTGLTQSAAAQRVIWLGVESK
- a CDS encoding TonB-dependent receptor plug domain-containing protein, producing the protein MLVSYTKLSSLLLAATLLGAGIREAYSASPDALNPGRENTSQDMELLLSDQVIVTTATKTAGSVSDSPAAVTVITEDQIRASGARTIPDLLRSAPGVDVMDTNSSQANVSIRGFNNQFSNKLLVMVDGRSIYQDFYGSVYWQQEPLLLSRIKQIEIVRGPGSTLYGANAFSGVINIITKTPQEIAAGSKTFLTAERGGENGSAIESYAGGKSGAWSYSVGGGYNSSDGYGSEEKNKIYDAHTTNILMADAQRALPGGVLRLSVNTNDTLGDFDAIYSARDADWRSRNYTASYDQDHARNPLQIRAFVNTLEVSNPSNLNIQSRIVDVSAQQQHSVSSQNNLVYGLDYRTTEVKAFLTANQSKSRSSWSVFGQDEARLGVQTTLFAGMRLDHDSTYGETVSPHLSLVHHLSASQTLRASYGSAFRAPTLIENYYNYSIPIIPGVFNVLLEGNLHVRPEKIHSYEVGYRREMKDGYVGVNAFYNQISDLINAIPTEYAPSPPFPPNTPSTSTSENIGGARAMGLELESAFPVARGLRGQFNYSYQDVQDDQGGPVNFSPKHKANLALETFGSSRVSFRTDLHYVGGSIFRDIYQNNQIYNVSAYLRADLKIAYQVGSAAHPWRVFTSATNLIGDGHREFPQVPSPLDGTAQSAADQRVIWLGVESR